The following proteins come from a genomic window of Oscillatoria salina IIICB1:
- a CDS encoding HhoA/HhoB/HtrA family serine endopeptidase: MKLNKFFCSCQAARLLAMLLSVLIMMGIYSASPTQASPTLSSLQLAQKTSTATHHSFVADAVRKVGQAVVLIDTERTISRRIDPFFDDPFFRRFFGDDFLFQPPQERHLRGQGSGFIVESNGIILTNSHVVNNADRVTVILRDGRTFEGKVLGADPVTDLAVVKIEGENFPTVTLGDSSQIEVGDWAIAVGNPLGLDNTVTLGIVSTLNRSSAQVGIPDKRLDFIQTDAAINPGNSGGPLLNENGEVIGINTAIRPGATGIGFAIPVNKAKVIYPVLAEGEKVVHPYLGIRMVNLTPQLAARNNQDPNSSLQLPEVIGVLVMGVEPNSPAAAAGINSGDAIVEFNGQKVVDAEQLQRMVENSEVGKPIEIRIYRGQEMRKLTIRPGELEGIS; this comes from the coding sequence ATGAAATTAAACAAGTTTTTTTGCAGTTGTCAGGCTGCCCGTCTGTTAGCTATGCTTCTTTCGGTATTGATAATGATGGGAATTTATTCCGCTTCGCCGACTCAAGCTAGTCCAACACTTTCCTCTCTACAGCTAGCACAAAAAACTTCTACTGCTACTCACCACAGCTTTGTCGCTGATGCAGTTCGTAAGGTAGGACAGGCAGTAGTGCTAATCGATACCGAAAGAACGATTTCTCGTCGCATCGATCCATTTTTTGACGATCCTTTTTTCCGTCGCTTTTTTGGTGATGATTTTCTCTTCCAACCGCCCCAAGAAAGACACTTACGCGGTCAAGGTTCTGGCTTTATAGTTGAAAGTAATGGGATCATCCTCACTAATTCTCATGTGGTAAATAACGCCGATCGCGTCACAGTAATTCTTAGAGATGGACGTACCTTTGAAGGAAAAGTATTAGGTGCAGATCCAGTAACCGATTTAGCAGTCGTCAAAATTGAAGGCGAAAACTTTCCCACTGTTACACTAGGAGACTCTTCCCAAATTGAAGTAGGAGACTGGGCGATCGCTGTGGGCAATCCTCTCGGACTTGATAATACTGTTACTTTAGGTATCGTTAGCACTCTCAATCGTTCTAGCGCGCAAGTGGGGATTCCTGACAAACGGCTGGATTTTATTCAAACTGATGCGGCGATTAATCCGGGAAATTCTGGGGGTCCGTTATTAAATGAAAATGGTGAAGTAATCGGGATTAACACGGCTATTCGTCCTGGAGCTACGGGTATTGGTTTTGCGATTCCGGTGAATAAAGCTAAGGTTATTTACCCGGTGTTGGCTGAAGGAGAAAAGGTGGTTCACCCTTATTTGGGTATTCGCATGGTCAATCTAACTCCCCAATTAGCTGCGAGGAATAATCAAGACCCTAATTCTTCGCTTCAGTTACCGGAGGTTATTGGGGTTTTGGTCATGGGGGTCGAACCGAATAGCCCCGCCGCCGCAGCCGGAATTAATAGTGGAGATGCGATCGTTGAGTTTAATGGGCAAAAAGTTGTGGATGCGGAACAGTTACAGCGTATGGTGGAAAATAGCGAGGTAGGTAAGCCGATTGAGATCCGCATATATCGGGGTCAAGAGATGAGAAAGTTAACTATACGACCTGGTGAGTTAGAGGGGATTTCTTAG